Sequence from the Hamadaea flava genome:
GGTCCGGCGCCTTCGCGGCCGATGTTGCCCCGCAACAGCAGCACGTTCATGATCTCGCGGATGGTGTCGACGCCGTGCTCCTGCTGGGTCACGCCGAGACACCAGCCGATAATGGCGGCCCGCGCCCGTCGGTAGATCTTGGCGACCAGCCGGATCTGCCGCTCCGGTACGCCGGACTGCCGCACGATCTCGTCCCACGGCGTCGCCTCGCAGGCCGCCCGGTACTCGTCGAAGCCCTGGGTGTGCCGTTCGAGGAACAGCCGGTCGATCGCGGCCGGATCGGTGCGCTCGGCCTCCAGCAGCGCCTTGGCCACGCCCCGGAGCAGCGCGGCGTCCCCGCCGATGCGGGGCTGGACGTTGAGCGTGCTCGTCCGGGTCGTCTGGAACAGCGCCATGTCGACGATCTCGTGCGGCACGATCGTCCGCGTCGCGGCGGCCTCGATCATCGGGTTGACATGCACGATCATCGCACCCCGCCGGTACGCCTTGGCCAGGTAGGTGAGCATGCGGGGGGCGTTGGAGGCGGCGTTGACCCCGAGCAGGATCAGCGCCTCCGTGGACTCCCAGTCGGTCAGGTCCACCGTGCCCTTGTTGGTGCCGATCGAGGCGTGCAGCGCGACCCCGCTCGCCTCGTGGCACATGTTCGAGCAGTCCGGGAAGTTGTTGGTGCCGTACTCCCGGACGAACCACTGGTAGAGGAAGCTCGCCTCGTTGCCGAGCCGGCCGGAGGTGTAGAAGGCCGCCCGGTTCGGCGAGTCCAGCCCGCGCAGCGTACGCCCGACCAGCGCGAACGCGTCCGCCCAGCTGATCGGGACGTAGTGGTCGGTGGCCGGGTCGTAGACCATCGGCTCGGTCAGCCGGCCCGCGTCCTCCAGCGCGAAGTCGCTCCAGCCGGACAGCTCGGCGACCGAGTGCGCGGCGAAGAACTCCCGGCCCACCCGCTTCGGGGTCATCTCCCAGGTGGAGTGTTTGATCCCGTTCTCGCAGATGTCCATGCGCAGGCCCTTGCGGTCGTCGGGCCACGCGCAGCCGGGACAGTCGAAGCCGCCGTCCTCGTGGTTCATCTTCAGGATGATCTTCGGGCCGTTCGGGATCTCGTGCTGGTGCGCCAGCACCTTCGCCACGCTCACCGCCGCGCCCCAGCCCGCGGCCGGGTGGTGATAATCCCGCTGCGACGGTTCCCTCGCCGGCTCGTCCACCGGCGAAGACTCCAGAGACGGCGAAGACTCCGGACCACTCATCTCGATCCCCCGTTCGATGTGACTGACCAACTCGTGAAACCGGATCAGCTCGTGAAGCCTGACCGACTCATGAAGCCGGATCAGCTCGTGAAGCCGGACGCCACGAGGTTGATCGTGGTCGCCAGGATGACCGTGCCGAACACGTAGGACAGCAGCGTGTGCCGCAACACGACGGCCCGGATGCGGGGGCTCGCCACGTCGGTGTCGGAGACCTGGTAGGTCATCCCGAGGTTGTAACTGAAGTACAGGAAGTCGCGGAACGTCGGCTCGGCCGCGGAGTTGAAGTCGATCCCGCGCGCGTTCCGCGTGTAGTAGAGGTGCGCGTACCGCGCGCTGTACATGAGATGCAGGCTGGCCCAGGCCATGAACACCCCGGCGAGCGCCACCGCGGCGGCCGCGTGCCGGTCGGTGCTCCGCGACTCGCCGATCATCAGCAGCACGACGATCGCGGCGAGCCCGCCCAGCGCGGCCAGCACGACGACGAGTTCGTCCGGCACGGGCTTGAAGTCCTCCCGGGCCATGTTGCGGCGGGTGGTCGCGGCGTCCATCGGCCACAGCACCAGCCAGCCCGCCACGACGAACAGCGCACCGGCGACGGCGACGCCGGCCAGCACGCCCATCGACGCGGTGGTGAGCACGCCGACGACGACCCCGGCCACCGCTCCGAGCACGACCGCCACGAGCAGTCGCCTGGTCGCGGCCAGCGGGAGCAGCCGCGAGGCCATGATTCGTACGGTACCGCCGGGCGGCCTCGCCGGGGCCGGGAACGACACCCTATGGCTGGCCATACCACCGAAGACGCCTGGTGGCCGTGTCGGTTACGGGCCCCGGCCCTGACAAGATCATGATCATGACAACAACCCCCGTCGTCGAGCTGACCGACGTACGCCGCACCTACCGAAGCGGCGACACCACCACCCGCGCCCTCGACGGCGTGTCCCTGTCCTTCGCGGCCGCCACGTTCACCGCGGTCATGGGCCCGTCCGGCTCCGGCAAGTCGACGCTGCTGCAATGCGCGGCCGGGCTCGATCGAGCCGACGCCGGCCGGGTACGCCTGGCCGGACAGGAACTGGGTGCGCTCCGTGAGCCGCGGCTCACCGTGATCCGCCGTCAGCACACCGGGTTCGTCTTCCAGGCGTACAACTTGATCGATGCTTTGACGGTCGAGCAGAATGTGCTGCTCCCGCAGCGGTTGTGCGGCGTGCGCCCGGATCGCGCGTGGGCGCGCGAGGTGCTGGCCAAGGTCGGTCTGGCCGGCCGGGAGGACGCGCGGCCGGCGCAGCTGTCGGGCGGGCAGCGGCAGCGCGTGGCGTTGGCCCGCGCGCTGGCCGGGCGGCCCGCGGTGATCTTCGCCGACGAGCCGACCGGCGCCCTGGACCTGCAGTCGGGCCGCGAGGTGCTGGCGCTGCTGCGCTCGGTGGTCGACGAGTACGCCACCGCGGTGATCATGGTGACCCACGATCCCGCCGCCGCGGCGTGGGCTGACCGGGCCGTGATCCTGGCCGACGGCCGGATCGTCCGCGACCTGCCGGAGCCGACCGCCGAGCTGATCGCGACCGAGATGATGGCGGTGACCAAGTGATCCGGCTCGCGCTCGCCGGGCTGCGCAGCCGCCTGGCCGCCTTCCTCGGCACGTTCGTGGCCGCCGTCCTCGCGGTGGCCCTCATCGGCGGCGCGGCGTTGCTGCTGTTCTCCGTGCTGACCGCCAGCCCCACGACGCACCGGTTCGACGCGGCCGATCTCATGGTCGGCGGCGACCGCCAGGTCAGCCTGACCACCGTCAAGGACAAGGGAAAGGGCAAGCAGAAGACGAAGACCAAGACCGAGCGGCTCGCCGGTGCGCCCGCCCTACCCGCCGACTGGGCCGGCAAGGTGGCCGCGCTGCAGGGAGTCACGAAGGTGTCGGCCGATTACGCCTTCCCGATCGCACTGACCACAATGGATGGAAAGCCGGCCGGTGACGCCGTAGGGCACGGCTGGGCCAGCGCCGCTCTCATGCCGTTCACCCTCCAGACCGGCACGGCGCCCGCGTCCGGGCAGATCGCCGTCGACCCGTCGCTCGGCCTGCACCCCGGCGACCAGCTCCTGATGGTCAGCCGGACCGGGTCGCACCGAGTGGTCGTGTCGGGTGTGCTGGCCCAGCGGCTCGACGAGCAGCGGGCCGTGTTCGTCGCGGACTCCCAGGTCTCGGCGGTCTCCGGGCTGACCGGCCCGACGGCGTACGCGGTCACCGGCTCGGCGACCGCGGACTCGGTCGAGGCGGCGCTGGGCGTCGACACCGTCTACGAAGGACAGGACAAGGTCCGGGCGGACCTGCCCACCGCGCTGCCCGACTACATCGGGGCGATCTCCATCTTCGGCTTCGTCATCGGCATCACCTCGTTCGCCACGGTGTTCGTGCTCACCGGCACGGTCGCCCTCACGGTGCGGCAGCGGCTGCGCGAGCTGGCGTTGCTGCGGGCGACCGGTGCGACGCCGCGCCAGTTGTGGCGGTTGCTGAGTGCCGAGACTCTGTTCGTCACGCTCGTCGCGGCACTCGTCGGCGGTCCGCTCAGCGTCGTGGCCGCCGAGGTCATCGCCGCCCGGTTCCGGACGCTGGGTGCGGTGCCGCCACAGTTCACGGTGAGCGTCAACGTCGGCGTCCTGCTGGCCGCGATCGCGGTCACCGTCCTGGTCGCTCAGCTCAGCGCCCGGGTGGCGGCCCGCCGGGCGATCCGGATCGCCCCCGCCCAGGCTCTGCAGGAGACCCTCGTCGAAGGCCGGACCGGCTGGGTGTTCCGTACGCTGACCGCCGTGGTCTGCGCCACGGGCGCGCTCGTCATCCTCGCGGTCGTGCCGCTGGACGGCCCGTTCGGCATGGGCATGACGTTCATCTCCAGCGCCCTGCTGCTGAGCGCGGTCGGCGCGGCCGGTCCGCTGCTGGTCGGGCTGCTCGGGGGGCTGCTGTCCCGGCTGGCCGGGCTGACCGGCATCGCGGGCTGGCTGGCCGGCGCGTTCACCCGGGCCGAGAACCGCCGCGTCACCTCGGTCGCGGTCCCGCTGGCCCTGATGGTCGCCGTCAACGCCCCGATGCTGCTCAACAGCGCACTGTCGGCCGATCTCGCGGCCGCTCAGGAAGCGCGGCGTACGGCGTCGGCCTCGGTCGCGACCGGCGTGCTGCCGCTGTCGGCCTTGCCCGACGACGGCGACTACGCGGCACTGCTTCCGTCGCGGCTGATCGTCGACGAGGGCGGCAAGCCTGAGGACTACGCGGCTTATGGCATCCAGCAGCACGGAAAGCCGGTCCTGGACCTGGGCTTCACTGCTGGCACTCTGCCCGATGGCGCCGGTCCGACCGGCAGCGTCGCTTCGAACGGGCTGGCGTCGGCTTCGAACGGGCTGGCGTCGGCTTCGAACGGCTTGGCGTCGGCTTCGAACGGCTTGGCGGCCAGCGAGTATCTGGCGCGGGCCAACGGGTGGCAGGTCGGCGACACCGTCCGGGTCTGGCTGCCCGACGGGTACGCGACCGAGCTGAAGCTGACCGGCGTCTTCGCGAACAACCGTGGCTTCGGCGAGCTGCTCGCCCCGGCCGATCTCGTCGCGGCGCACGATCCTCGCGGGGTGGTGACCTCGGTCGTCTTCCACGGTTCGCTGGCGCTCGATGGCATGCACGTCGTCCCGCCGCAGGCGGAGGCGTCGGGTGACGCCGACGAACGGCAGGGCGCCTGGGAGATCATGATCGCGGTCTCCCTCGGCTTCACCGCGATCGCGGTGGTCAACACGTTCGCGGTGGCCGCGGCGGCTCGCCGCGCGCAGCTGGCCCAACTGCGGCTGCTCGGCGCGACTCCCGGGCAGATCCGCCGGATGACCGCCCGCGAAGCCGTCCTGACCGTAGCCGTCGGGCTCACGCTGGGCATCGCGGTCACCACCGTCGTGGTCGCGGCGTTCAGCTCCGCCCAGGACGGGACGCTGCGGCTGATCGTCGACCCGGCCGCGTACGGGGGTCTGCTCGCCGTGGTCGGCCTGCTCGGCCTAGCCGCCGGCACCCTACCCGCACGTCTAGTCCTCCGCTCCGTCCGCCCCATCTGAGAGAGGTGTGATCAAATGCGCCGGCCACGTCGTTTCGACGGACGATTCGCCGCCCGAAGCAACATGGCCGGCGCAATGATCACCCGCATTACACTCCACCCGGTGCGTACCGCCCGATCCTTCGCCTATCTCGTGACCAGTCTGGTCGCCGGGCCGGCCGGGTTCGTCTGGACGCTCGCCACGACCCTGCTGATGGCGGTCGGGGCGGTCACCGCGCTGGGCGCGCCGGTCTTCCTGGCCGTCACCTGGCTCGACCGCCACCTGGCCGACCTCGAACGCCGCCGGGCCGCGTGGGTCCTCGGCGCCCCGATCACCCCGCCGTACCTCCCGGTCACCGCCACCGGCCGAGCCCGTGTCCGCCAGGTCGCGGCCCAACCCGCGACCTGGCGCGACATGGTCTGGTTCGCGGTACTCCTCCCGGTCGGCCTGACCCTCGGCATCATCGCGGTGGTCACGACCGTGGTGACGGCGGCGGCCGTGATCGCCCCAGCGTGGGCCTGGTCGGTCCCGGAGCGTCGTGCGCATCCACTGATCCAGCAAGCCATGGGTACGCACAGCGGCCGTCTCCTGATCTCGGCGGTCGGCATCGCCCTGATCCCGATCGCGATGTGGCTGGTGCGGCAGTTGGCGTCGGCGCAGGCCCGGGTGGCGGTCGCGTTGCTCGCCCCGGGTGAGCACGGCCGGCTCGTCCGGCGGGCCCAGGAGCTGGCCGCGTCCCGGGCCCGGGTGGTCGACGCCCAAGCCGCCGAACTACGCCGGATCGAGCGGGACCTGCACGACGGAGCCCAGGCGCGCATCGTCGCGGCCGGGATGACGCTCGCCCTGGCCGAACGCCGGGCGCGCACGCTTCCCGCCGCCCCGGCTCCGGACGGCGCCGGTGTCTTGGACGGGATCGCGACCGCTCGCCGTCAGCTCGACGAGGCGCTGGCCGAGCTGCGCCGACTCGTCCGCGGCATCCACCCGCCGATCCTCACCGACCGGGGACTGGCTGCCGCGGTGAGCGCGCTCGCCGGGGACTGCCCGATCCCGGTCGCCGTCACGATCGAGACGCCCGAGCGGCTGTCTCCGGCGGTCGAGTCGGCGGCGTACTTCGTGGTCGCGGAAGGCTTGGCGAACGCGGTCAAGCACGCGGCAGCGACCTCTTGCTCGGTCCTCGCCCGCCACGTCGCCGCGAGCGGTCGCGAACACCTGACCGTCGAGGTCGCCGACGACGGGACCGGCGGCGCCGAGCCGGCCGGCTCCGGGCTCGACGGCCTGCGCCGCCGGATCGAGGCCCTTGATGGCACGTTCATCGTCACCAGTCCACCCGGCGGGCCGACCCGCCTGAGAGCGGAGATCCCATGCGCATCGTGATCGCCGAAGACCTCGTGCTGCTCCGCGACGGCCTGGTCAGCATCCTCACCGGCACGGGCCACGAGGTGGTGGCCGCGGTGGACACCGCCGACGCGCTGCTCGAAGCGGTGGCCGAGCACCAACCGGATCTATCCATCGTGGACGTCCGCCTGCCACCGTCCTATCGTGACGAAGGCATCCGGGCGGCGTTGCGGCTGCGCCCGGCACCGGTGCTGATCCTGTCCCAATACGTCGAGCGCACGTACGCCGCCGAACTGCTCGCCGACGGCAAGGGCGCGGTGGGTTACCTGCTCAAGGATCGGGTGACCGCGCTCGACGACTTCCTCGACGCGGTGGAACGGGTGGCCGCGGGCGGCACCGCGATGGACCCCGAGGTGGTCCGCCAGTTGTTCGCCCGCAACGCCCAGAACCAGGGCGTCACCGCGCTCACACCACGCGAGCGAGAGGTGCTCGACCTCGTGGCGCAGGGTATGTCGAACTCCGCGATCTGCGCCGCCCTCGTGCTCGCCCCGGTGTCGGTGGAGAAGCACATCGGCAACATCTTCGCCAAACTGGGCCTGCCTCCCTCGGACGACTCGCATCGCCGGGTGCTGGCCGTGCTCGCGTACCTGAACGCCTAGGGCCTGGCCTGGGCTGGCCGGCTCGGGCCGGTCATGGGCCGTGTCACGGCCTGTTGCGGTTACCCGTGGGCGGCATCGCGGCGCGGGAGGTGACTACTCGGACGTCGCCGGTCCGGGCGCACACCTCGACGACGTGGACCGCACGGCGTTCCTCCAGGACGACCAGCCACCAACCGTGCGCCTGTGTGGCGTCGGCGAACGTCCATTCGCGTACGCCGCCACCCGGATGCGGCACGGCGGCGATCGCTCGGGCGATCGCGAGTTCCTTGGGCAGCGATTCGTCCGGAGCGTACGGAAGCATCACCGACCCTACCCCGGCGAGCAGCCGCCACATCACCGCGCGCACGTCGCCCGAGCCTTGTCCGGCACCCGATACGCGGTCACAGCGTCCAATGTGTCCAAAAACGCGGTCGTCGCCTTCGGCGCGTCGTGCTCGCGTACGCGCCGGCGCATCGCCGCCATCCCGTCGTCCGGCTTGGCCCGGAGCTCGATCGCGGCACAGATGGCGTCCTTCACCTCGATCAGGTCTTCGGGATTGACGATCGCCGCCTCCGGCAGTTCAGCCGCCGTCCCGGAGAACTCCGACAGCACGATCCGTCCCGTGTCGTCGAGCCGGGTGGCGGCGTACTCCTTGGCGGCCAGCGTTGCGCCCTGCCGCAACGGCAGCGCCAGCAGCACGTCGGCCGCCAGGTACAACGAGGTCAGCTCGGCCGTGTCCAGCTCGTGCCGGACGTAGTGGACCACGGGGTGCCCCAGCCGGGAGAACATCCCGTTGATCTGCGCTACCTGCCGATCCACCCGCTCCTGCACGGCCGCCGGGTGCGCCGCCTCGGAACCGGCCGCCGCCACATGCACCAGCACCGTCGTCAGTGGATCGACCCGGCCCTCCGCGATCAGCTGGGCGTACGCGTCGAGGCGTCGCTCGACTCCTTCGTGCTCGTCGAGCGCGCCGACCGACAGCAGCACCGTCCGTGGATCGCCCAGGCTCTCGCGGAGGTCCCGGGCACGGTCGCGAACGCCCGGATCGGCGGCGTACGCGGCGAACCGGGCGGCGTCGATCGACGGGGGGAACGCGGTCGCGACCACCATGCGCCCGTCGGCCAGCAGCAGCCGGTCGCCCCGGCGCAGCCCGGTCACCTCGTGCGCCGCGTCGAGGAAGTTCGCGGCCGACCGCGCGTCCGGCAGACCGAGCAGATCCGCGCCGAGCAGCCCACGCATGACCTTGTCCCGCATGGGCATCCGCAGGAACCGTTCCACCGGCGGGAACGGCGCCTGCAGGTGTACGCCGA
This genomic interval carries:
- a CDS encoding FdhF/YdeP family oxidoreductase, which codes for MDEPAREPSQRDYHHPAAGWGAAVSVAKVLAHQHEIPNGPKIILKMNHEDGGFDCPGCAWPDDRKGLRMDICENGIKHSTWEMTPKRVGREFFAAHSVAELSGWSDFALEDAGRLTEPMVYDPATDHYVPISWADAFALVGRTLRGLDSPNRAAFYTSGRLGNEASFLYQWFVREYGTNNFPDCSNMCHEASGVALHASIGTNKGTVDLTDWESTEALILLGVNAASNAPRMLTYLAKAYRRGAMIVHVNPMIEAAATRTIVPHEIVDMALFQTTRTSTLNVQPRIGGDAALLRGVAKALLEAERTDPAAIDRLFLERHTQGFDEYRAACEATPWDEIVRQSGVPERQIRLVAKIYRRARAAIIGWCLGVTQQEHGVDTIREIMNVLLLRGNIGREGAGPCPIRGHSNVQGNRTCGIDHHPTEAFLDRLAAACHFTPPREPGLDVVGTLDAMHDGGVRVFVGMGGNFALATPDRAYAFEALRRCDLTVQVSTKLNRSHLVHGAQALILPCVSRTEKDYQATGVQAITVEDSMSMVHLSIGLKEPAASTLLSEPAIIAGMARASLPDSGTPWADLVGDYDLIRDYMAHTLDGFEDFNRQVRQPLGFRIRQPARERVFLTGSGRAEFSVAPLTDVIPADGRLMLSTVRSHDQFNTTIYSADDRYRGVKNLRTLLFMNRADMADRELAEFDRIDITSIARDGSRRTAYGYLAVAYDLPPGCAVGYMPELNVLCAIGDFSTQSRQPLMKHIAVEVTKATPR
- a CDS encoding DUF1345 domain-containing protein; its protein translation is MASRLLPLAATRRLLVAVVLGAVAGVVVGVLTTASMGVLAGVAVAGALFVVAGWLVLWPMDAATTRRNMAREDFKPVPDELVVVLAALGGLAAIVVLLMIGESRSTDRHAAAAVALAGVFMAWASLHLMYSARYAHLYYTRNARGIDFNSAAEPTFRDFLYFSYNLGMTYQVSDTDVASPRIRAVVLRHTLLSYVFGTVILATTINLVASGFTS
- a CDS encoding response regulator transcription factor, with the translated sequence MRIVIAEDLVLLRDGLVSILTGTGHEVVAAVDTADALLEAVAEHQPDLSIVDVRLPPSYRDEGIRAALRLRPAPVLILSQYVERTYAAELLADGKGAVGYLLKDRVTALDDFLDAVERVAAGGTAMDPEVVRQLFARNAQNQGVTALTPREREVLDLVAQGMSNSAICAALVLAPVSVEKHIGNIFAKLGLPPSDDSHRRVLAVLAYLNA
- a CDS encoding sensor histidine kinase translates to MRTARSFAYLVTSLVAGPAGFVWTLATTLLMAVGAVTALGAPVFLAVTWLDRHLADLERRRAAWVLGAPITPPYLPVTATGRARVRQVAAQPATWRDMVWFAVLLPVGLTLGIIAVVTTVVTAAAVIAPAWAWSVPERRAHPLIQQAMGTHSGRLLISAVGIALIPIAMWLVRQLASAQARVAVALLAPGEHGRLVRRAQELAASRARVVDAQAAELRRIERDLHDGAQARIVAAGMTLALAERRARTLPAAPAPDGAGVLDGIATARRQLDEALAELRRLVRGIHPPILTDRGLAAAVSALAGDCPIPVAVTIETPERLSPAVESAAYFVVAEGLANAVKHAAATSCSVLARHVAASGREHLTVEVADDGTGGAEPAGSGLDGLRRRIEALDGTFIVTSPPGGPTRLRAEIPCAS
- a CDS encoding ABC transporter permease, which gives rise to MIRLALAGLRSRLAAFLGTFVAAVLAVALIGGAALLLFSVLTASPTTHRFDAADLMVGGDRQVSLTTVKDKGKGKQKTKTKTERLAGAPALPADWAGKVAALQGVTKVSADYAFPIALTTMDGKPAGDAVGHGWASAALMPFTLQTGTAPASGQIAVDPSLGLHPGDQLLMVSRTGSHRVVVSGVLAQRLDEQRAVFVADSQVSAVSGLTGPTAYAVTGSATADSVEAALGVDTVYEGQDKVRADLPTALPDYIGAISIFGFVIGITSFATVFVLTGTVALTVRQRLRELALLRATGATPRQLWRLLSAETLFVTLVAALVGGPLSVVAAEVIAARFRTLGAVPPQFTVSVNVGVLLAAIAVTVLVAQLSARVAARRAIRIAPAQALQETLVEGRTGWVFRTLTAVVCATGALVILAVVPLDGPFGMGMTFISSALLLSAVGAAGPLLVGLLGGLLSRLAGLTGIAGWLAGAFTRAENRRVTSVAVPLALMVAVNAPMLLNSALSADLAAAQEARRTASASVATGVLPLSALPDDGDYAALLPSRLIVDEGGKPEDYAAYGIQQHGKPVLDLGFTAGTLPDGAGPTGSVASNGLASASNGLASASNGLASASNGLAASEYLARANGWQVGDTVRVWLPDGYATELKLTGVFANNRGFGELLAPADLVAAHDPRGVVTSVVFHGSLALDGMHVVPPQAEASGDADERQGAWEIMIAVSLGFTAIAVVNTFAVAAAARRAQLAQLRLLGATPGQIRRMTAREAVLTVAVGLTLGIAVTTVVVAAFSSAQDGTLRLIVDPAAYGGLLAVVGLLGLAAGTLPARLVLRSVRPI
- a CDS encoding ABC transporter ATP-binding protein encodes the protein MTTTPVVELTDVRRTYRSGDTTTRALDGVSLSFAAATFTAVMGPSGSGKSTLLQCAAGLDRADAGRVRLAGQELGALREPRLTVIRRQHTGFVFQAYNLIDALTVEQNVLLPQRLCGVRPDRAWAREVLAKVGLAGREDARPAQLSGGQRQRVALARALAGRPAVIFADEPTGALDLQSGREVLALLRSVVDEYATAVIMVTHDPAAAAWADRAVILADGRIVRDLPEPTAELIATEMMAVTK
- a CDS encoding trehalose-6-phosphate synthase — encoded protein: MPRPETFDLVTLAHALPAEVVAAGWLLRRRAADPAAGFAAATGERDGVWVALHDVLPRDAQVAGAWLTGLFAPSSDIEEYYLGQCRETLLPLMHEYGPPPQFHQPWQAAYRRVNHRYAVVAARLAAPGAVVWIHDYHLLLVAGYLRRARPDLRIGVHLQAPFPPVERFLRMPMRDKVMRGLLGADLLGLPDARSAANFLDAAHEVTGLRRGDRLLLADGRMVVATAFPPSIDAARFAAYAADPGVRDRARDLRESLGDPRTVLLSVGALDEHEGVERRLDAYAQLIAEGRVDPLTTVLVHVAAAGSEAAHPAAVQERVDRQVAQINGMFSRLGHPVVHYVRHELDTAELTSLYLAADVLLALPLRQGATLAAKEYAATRLDDTGRIVLSEFSGTAAELPEAAIVNPEDLIEVKDAICAAIELRAKPDDGMAAMRRRVREHDAPKATTAFLDTLDAVTAYRVPDKARATCAR